CATCGGGATGGAAACTGTTAAGATGATGTAGAGTTTTAGCTTGTGTTTTATATGTGGTTTTAAATTATCTTCTTATCTTCCTTCCGTTCAGACTCCACTGCCGAtatcttttatgtatttttatgatTGACCGATCAACGATGGAGAGAGACAGAAACAACATGGCCGACAGGATAATAAGCCTCGCCCtagagatactcttccggcttactggagaggtgagggattctgggagtgatgtcacatgacctcattcttatctatgtaataacagatggatatgactggagaggtgagggattctgggagtgatgtcacatgacctcattcttatctatgtaataacagatggatatgactggggaggtgagggattctgggagtgatgtcacatgacctcattcttatatctgtaataacagatggatatgactggagaggtgagggattctgggagtgatgtcacatgacctcattcttatctctgtaataacagatggatatgactggagaggtgagggattctgggagtgatgtcacatgacctcattcttatctatggatatgactggaaaggtgagggattctgggagtgatgtcacatgacctcattcttatctatgtaataacagatggatatgactggagaggtgagggattctgggagtgatgtcacatgacctcattcttatctatgtaataacagatggatatgactggagaggtgagggattctgggagtgatgtcacatgacctcattcttatatatgtaataacagatggatatgactggagaggtgagggattctgggaatgtatgtagtgatattaatgtgtctctccatacacaggattacacagtagtgaagaagtcctctagtgggcgctgtcgggccccagTTTCTGAGGCACACAAGAAAATaaatgaacagaagatcctagagCTCACCaaaaagatgatggagctgctgactgaagAGGTAACaattctgggaatgctgggacattatacagtaatggaggggtctggtgatgactggagaggtgaccctgctgggaatgctgggacattatacagtaatggaggggtctggtgatgactggagaggtgaccctgctgggaatgctgggacattatacagtaatggaggggtctggtgatgactggagaggtgacactgctgggaatgctgggacattatacagtaatggaggggtctggtgatgactggagaggtgacactgctgggacattatacagtactggagaggtgacactgctgggaatgctgggacattatacagaaatggaggggtctggttatgactggagaggtgacactgctgggaatgctgggacattatacagtaatggaggggtctggtgatgactggagaggtgatactgctgggacattatacagtaatgggggggtctggtgatgactggagaggtgacactgctgggaatgctgggacattatacagtaatggaggggtctggtgatgactggagaggtgacactgctgggacattatacagtaatggaggggtctggtgatgactggagaggtgaccctgctgggaatgctgggacattatacagtaatggaggggtctggtgatgactggagaggtgacactgctgggacattatacagtaatggaggggtctggtgatgactggagaggtgacactgctgggacattatacagtaatggaggggtctggtgatgactggagaggtgacactgctgggacattatacagtaatggaggggtctggtgatgactggagaggtgacactgctgggacattatacagtaatggaggggtctggtgatgactggagaggtgacactgctgggacattatacagtaatggaggggtctggtgatgactggagaggtgacactgctgggacattatacagtaatggaggggtctggtgatgactggagaggtgacactgctgggacattatacagtaatggaggggtctggtgatgactggagaggtgacactgctgggacattatacagtaatggaggggtctggtgatgactggagaggtgacactgctgggaatgctgggacattatacagtaatggaggggtctggtgatgactggagaggtgacactgctgggaatgctgggacattatacagtaatggaggggtctggtgatgactggagaggtgacactgctgggaatgctgggacattatacagtaatggaggggtctggtgatgactggagaggtgacactgctgggaatgctgggacattatacagtaatggaggggtctggtgatgactggagaggtgacactgctgggaatggtggggaactggagaggtgacactgctgggacattatacagtaatggaggggtctggtgatgactggagaggtgacactgctgggaatgctgggacattatacagtaatggaggggtctggtgatgactggagaggtgacactgctgggaatgctgggacattatacagtaatggaggggtctggtgatgactggagaggtgacactgctgggaatggtggggaactggagaggtgacactgctgggacattatacagtaatggaggggtctggtgatgactggagaggtgacactgctgggaatgctgggacattatacagtaatggaggggtctggtgatgaatggagaggtgacactgctgggaatgctgggacattatacagtaatggaggggtctggtgatgactggagaggtgacactgctgggaatgctgggacattatacagtaatggaggggtctggtgatgactggagaggtgacactgctgggaatgctgggacattatacagtaacaccactggaggggtcggggtgatgactgtatcattatgtgtcaggttcctataaggtgtcaggacgtggcggtctatttctccatggaggagtgggagtatgtagaaggacacaaggatcagtacaaggatcaggtgatgatggaggatcagcagcccctcacatcagcaggtaatagacatgactatatacacacgtcctctcattatttgtatgtaaagaatgaattcagtctctgtatgtgttccctacagtcagatccagtaagagaacagcagcagagaggtgtccccgtcctcttcttccacaggatcaggatcaggtagatggagatattccctatgatctgtagaagggctgtgaagctcttgtgttcAGTCTTGTTTTATCCTACAGTATTATATGCTTTATACTTGTGGTATGAAAAAGGTGGAGATGACAGGATTAAAACCtacttgtcagatcccacaaaaaaacaactATTATTTGTAGCTCAGTACCTCATTCTGATCATAGAAAACTATTATTGTCACATTATTTATGATACTTATCGAAAACATTCCATGTGACTTCCTCTACTGTCTGTTAACTATTGTACTATTTCTTTCACAGTTTATGAATCAGGAGGAAGATGCAAACAAAATTAATGCTCCAGACATAAGAGCAGAAAAAGAAGAAACGGATATAAGCGGTGATGAGCCGTTTAAGGAGGGCATTCCTACAGTGAAAGATCCGATCTATGTAAATGTTACAGACATAAGGGTTAAGGAAGAAGAAGACGACACATATATGTGGGGAGACAAGCCGTACATAAAAGACATTCCTACCGGGAAAGATCTCAACTATATTAATGCTTCAGAAATAAGGgtaaaagaagaagagacagatgtgagcagtgatgagcagtataaggaggacattcctacaggtaaccgcccaggtgagtagtaaccactaaatgcagagaaaagtcacagatttttttttatttttttttatttttaagctgAAGAGGACAAAGGTGAAGGTAATGAGTAGCAACGTAATCGGCTTGCAGATTTTCTGTTGCAGAAATTCCGGATAAAGCTGCAAAGAACCCCTAGTGGAttatgtacgtgtgaacatacccttagagtatTAATTTAATGTTTCTGCTGATGAAATTTTAAGCATCAAGGCATTCAAGTACATTAGTTGCATTAAGTAGTAGTGCAAGAGTTATGTCATAAGAGTTACATTTTGATTTCCTCAAGTCCGTAGGTGACACATGAATGGAGTTAACTGAGTAGAGATAAATGAGGGGTTAACAGAGTAGaagcggtttaaccccttaacgacgaaggacgtaaatgtacgtcctggtgatgcggtacttaacgcactggATTAATGCACttagcgatgcccggatcatgcgcggtaggtcccggctgttgatcgcagccagggacccgccggtaatggcggacatccgcgatcccgcggatgtccaccattaacccctcagatgccgtgatcaatacagatcacggcatctgcagcatcgcggtcacttaattggatgatcggatcgccctcagcgctgcgatccgatcatcctgcacggcagccggaggtcccctcacctgcccccgctgtcttccgggagtcttctgctctgatctgccttcccgcagacaagagcagaagatgaccgataaccctgatcagcgctatgtcttatacatagcactgaacaggattagcaatcgaatgattgctttaaatagtcccctatggggactattaaagtgtaaaaataaaagtaaaaaaacccctcccccaataaaaacgtaatttgccccattttccctatttcacccccaaaaagtgttatatacatatttggtatcgccacgtacgtaaatatctgaactattaaaataaaatgtaaatgatcccgtacggtgaacggcgtgaacggaaaaaaaaagtccaatatagctgcttttttatagcattttattccccaaaaaatttataaaaaatgtattaaaagttttaaataagcaaatatggtatcaataaaaagtacagatcacagcccaaaaaattagccccataccgccgcttatatggaaaaatgaaaaagttgtaggtcttcaaaatagggggatcttaaacgtgcttatttagttaaaaagtttattttttttaagcgcaacagtaatagaaaagtgtataatcatggatatcattttaatcgtattgacccaaagaataaagaacgtatgtcacttttaccgtaaattgtacggcgtgaaatcgaaaccttccaaaatgagcaaaattgtggttttctttttaatttccccacacaaatagtatgttttttgttgcgccatacattttatggtaaagcgtgtgatggcattacaacggacaactggttgcgcaaaaaaacaagcccttatactagtctgtggatgaaaatataaaagagttatgattttttgaaggcgaggaggaaaaaatgaaaatgtaaaaataaatttgtcTGCGtcattaaggcccaaatgggctgcgtccttaaggggttaactagcaGTACATCAAGAATAGATTAATTACAGCACTGCCCACTGACCTCTTCTATAAGACTCCCTCAAAAACACTCAGGACTCGTAAAGTATGCAGCAGTAGGAACATTTTATTGTGGGGATACTTGTGCCACCTCCGGACTCcaggaaattgaaattttagataCATTTTCAGAGTTTCTTGTCGTCCTGTGGCGGCAAGAATATAtgccagtagaaaaaaaaaaagagggagggtTATACCACTTTCAAGATGCTTGGATTACCAGTCGATCCTCTTAGAGTTTTGAATGACAAATACTTCAAGAAAGACCAGGTGGCTGGCTCAAAATTAAATTCTTAAAGCTAATTTAGTACCAGGGACAAGTCCTATCCTGGCGTTGGATTATGGAAAGACAGCATTAGCTGCTTTATTGTTTTGATGAATCTTGAGGCCAGATGTGACCTCCAGATGACACCTTCCAGCTGGGTTTTTAGTGTTAGAGTATTTGGCCTAAGCCCTTTATCGAAGCCTTCCTAccggaactttaaaggggtaaagcagcgggacccccgtgttcagacatgttatcccctatcctttggataggggataaaatgtctaggggcggagtacccctttaaggtagctgACCTTCTGGAAGCCAGTAAGGTATTAACAACTTCGTGAGACAGGCCTTCACTTATAAGTAAGGAGTGTTCAAGTtgcaagttacagtaattcgactCTTCACAAACCtctcggctcggtggttgctgactttagcctgcataaattagttctgcattcaggtgctccggtgggctggagactctcctaggactgtatccaccttttccagcccaccggagcacctgaaagtttaactaatttatgcaggctaaagtcagcaaccaccgagccgagaGGTTTGTGACAAATGgaattcttttaaccccttaacgacgcaggacgtatatttacgtcctgcgccggctcccgcgatatgaagcgggatcgcgccgcgatcccgcatcatatcgcgtcggtcccagcgctaatcaacggccgggacccgcggctaataccacacatcgccgatcgcggcgatgtgcggtattaaccctttagaagtggcggtcaaagctgaccgccgcttctaaagtgaaactgaaagtgacccggctgctcagtcgggctgttcgggaccgccgcggtgaaatcgcggcgtcccgaacagctgatcggacaccgggagggcccttacctgcctcctcggtgtccaatcgatgaattactgctccgtgcctgagatccaggcaggagcagtcaagcgccgataatgctgatcacaggcgtgttaatacacgcctgtgatcaggatgagagatcagtgtgtgcagtgttataggtccctatgggacctataacactgcaaaaaaaaaagtaaaaaaaaagtgttaataaaggtcatttaaccccttccctaataaaagtttgaatcaccccccttttcccataaaaaaaataacagtgtaaaaaaaataaaaataaaaatatatgtggtattgccgcgtgcgtaaatgtccgaactataaaaatatatcattaattaagccgtacggtcaatggcgtacgcgcaaaaaaaatccaaattccaaaaaagcgtattttggtcactttttataccattaaaaaatgaataaaaagtgatcaaaaagtccgatcaaaacaaaaatcctaccgataaaaacttcagatcacggcgcaaaaaatgagtcctcataccgccccgtacgtggaaaaataaaaagtcataggggtcagaagatgacatttttaaacgtatacattttcctgcatgtagttatgattttttccagaagtgcgacaaaatcaaacctatataagtaggggatcaatttaaccgtatggacctacagaataatgataaggtgtaatttttaccgaaatatgcactgcgtagaaacggaagcccccaaaagttacaaaatggcattttttttgtcgcacaatgattttttttttccgtttcgccgtgcatttttgggtaaaatgactaatgtcactgcaaagtagaattggcgacgcaaaaaaataagccataatatggatttttaggtggaaaattgaaagggttatgatttttaaaaggtaaggaggaaaaaacgaaagtgcaaaaacggaaaaaccctgagtccttaaggggttaactttgctTATCTCTAGTGGTTGTCATCGAGCCTTTGATATGCACAGCTGTTGTTAACATCAAGTTGTCTCCTGCCCATAACATCATCTAGGTACACTCTCTCTGGATCCGTATTATTGTCCCGCCCTGTTTGTTAACATAATAAACTGAGGGTAGATTGTTCTAAAGAGCCAATACTGGCCTGTGGAACAGAAGAGGTTGGAAGTGGATGAGCGCTTTCTTCATTGCTCTCAGTTCCTTAAGATTGGAAGAAAAGTTCTTTTTTGCAGAAGTCCAGGTGTTTTGCACCCAGGAGTCCCCCCCACATGCGCACACCTATCCGTAGTAAGGACTACCAGTTGAGAAGCCAGGAGACACTTGCCCTGGAAAAGGCAACTCTGTTGTAGCCCCCATTTGAGATCTTCCTTGACGGCTGCATGAATGGGCATATGCAGAACCAGACTTTCCTGGGACTCGTCCAAGTTCCTCTGGATATGGCTTTGTAAAACCCAGATGTGGACGTTGGCCTATGGGCCTGCTTGTATTGTCGAAGGGAGTAGCCCTAGGCTTAGGACATAGCAAACCCAATTTTCCAGTTACATGAGGAGCCTAATAAAGTGCTGGATATTCAATATTCTGTCTCTGGTGAGACATAGGAGCATCTTCCTCGAGCATATTACAAACCCCAAATATGAAATCTTTGTTGTGGTAGTCCGTTGTGACTTACTGAAATTTATCTGGGACCCGTGATTCTGCAGGAACTGCATAGTAATCTGTAGATGCTGGCTGAGAAGAGCTTTGGATGTGGCACTCACCAGCCGGTCCTCAAGGTATGGTGTAACACTCATTCCCTGTAACCTGAGTGCTGACGTGAGCACCATGACAACCTTTTGTGAACACCCTGGGTGCCAATGTGAAGCCAAAGGGGAGGCAAGTGAACTGCAGGGGATGAACTCGAGCCTGATCTCTCACTGCTACCCGAAGATATTTTCTGTGGCTCTTCAGGATGGGTATGTGCAGGTATGCAACTTTATAGGTCTACGGAAGCAATAAAATTCCCCTTTTAGATATCCTCTGTCAAAGCTTGCGCACTTTAGGCAGTGTTCAATTTAGCTGGGGTGCATCGTGCAGCGTGCGcagcgctcgctcccgtctgattgacaggcaagaAGCTGCGCTGTTTTCATCAGTGTCCAGGCTGCACTATGAGAGTTAGGACTCGTGCATGAGTCTGAACTCTATGAGAGACTTGCagccgggacatgtagggagacccctagtggtccgtTTTTACcagtcaaaataaatatataaatattttttaatgacattgtattagaaagttgtttctaatgcaTTAATTAACATCTTAAAAGTTTTTGCCggctttatttttaattaaactcTTCCCTGGGTACACCATCTTCTATATCCTGTGAGAGATGGCTTAGCCATAGGCACGACACTCTTGCCACTGGTAGGGGTGATATCGCCACCTTAGAAGATGATGCTGCTGCAGCATAAGGTTTCTTGCAGAGAGAAGTAGCTTTCCTCTCCATAGGATCTGGCAACATGGTTGACTCCTCTAAGGGAAAGACCGTCCTCTTCGCCAGACGTGCAGACGCCAAATCCACCTTAGTTGGAACATCCCAACTTCTAGTGGATGAAATGGCACCATACTGGGCTGAGCAGGAGGAAAAAAATACAACGGATCCAAAATACATCTCTGCACTCCAAAACTCTATTGATTGCTATCACTGCTTAGACAGAGAAGTGGTGGATTATCTGTACCTGCTCAGAAAGACAA
Above is a genomic segment from Hyla sarda isolate aHylSar1 chromosome 1, aHylSar1.hap1, whole genome shotgun sequence containing:
- the LOC130297228 gene encoding oocyte zinc finger protein XlCOF7.1-like isoform X2, which codes for MIDRSTMERDRNNMADRIISLALEILFRLTGEDYTVVKKSSSGRCRAPVSEAHKKINEQKILELTKKMMELLTEEVPIRCQDVAVYFSMEEWEYVEGHKDQYKDQVMMEDQQPLTSAVRSSKRTAAERCPRPLLPQDQDQFMNQEEDANKINAPDIRAEKEETDISGDEPFKEGIPTVKDPIYVNVTDIRVKEEEDDTYMWGDKPYIKDIPTGKDLNYINASEIRVKEEETDVSSDEQYKEDIPTGNRPDDCTRRSEENLISSGFKTEDDITQDTYEDYYIIPDTPSALHSQDLSSHPVIPVLSTDPSQAVIQNKCHRSDVRPNKAPTEKKSTPCPVCGKSFTVRSSLVRHLRIHTGEKPFQCAECGKCFSLKSNLVEHKKTHTGEKPFSCPECGKRFTVKSSLVRHQVTHKKKANSAPKMWEVFSSELTPL
- the LOC130297228 gene encoding oocyte zinc finger protein XlCOF7.1-like isoform X1, with translation MIDRSTMERDRNNMADRIISLALEILFRLTGEDYTVVKKSSSGRCRAPVSEAHKKINEQKILELTKKMMELLTEEVPIRCQDVAVYFSMEEWEYVEGHKDQYKDQVMMEDQQPLTSAVRSSKRTAAERCPRPLLPQDQDQFMNQEEDANKINAPDIRAEKEETDISGDEPFKEGIPTVKDPIYVNVTDIRVKEEEDDTYMWGDKPYIKDIPTGKDLNYINASEIRVKEEETDVSSDEQYKEDIPTGNRPDFLLQKFRIKLQRTPSGLYDCTRRSEENLISSGFKTEDDITQDTYEDYYIIPDTPSALHSQDLSSHPVIPVLSTDPSQAVIQNKCHRSDVRPNKAPTEKKSTPCPVCGKSFTVRSSLVRHLRIHTGEKPFQCAECGKCFSLKSNLVEHKKTHTGEKPFSCPECGKRFTVKSSLVRHQVTHKKKANSAPKMWEVFSSELTPL